Below is a window of Deltaproteobacteria bacterium DNA.
CCTTCTTTATTTGCGATATCGACGATTTCTTTGATAAAAATCTTACCGTCATAATCCTTTATATCAATGAATTCTTCCCCAACAAAATTTTCATTGACTCCATGTGCAAGCATGGTTCCTCTGGGATTTAACGCATAAATATACATTTCATCGAGAACAAACTGTCCATTAGGATTCGTATATTCAGCCAGTGCGATTCTTTTACCTGAAGCTTTATAAAAAGCTACAGCCTTTTCCACCCATTGCTTAGCGTCTTGTACATTTCGTTTACTCATACTGTTACTCCTTCATGCAACCCCAGTGCTATCGGGAAAAACAAACTTAATTTAAACTAAATACCACGAAAACTATCTTTTTAGCCGGTCCATAATAATTTGTGCGCAATCGTCACCTGCGTTTTCATAGAGGCCGATTATCTTTCGTTCATAGATAGCTCTTTGGACAGAATCGGATGCGTGTGCGGCGTTCTGTAAAATGTTCTGCCC
It encodes the following:
- a CDS encoding cache domain-containing protein, which translates into the protein MSKRNVQDAKQWVEKAVAFYKASGKRIALAEYTNPNGQFVLDEMYIYALNPRGTMLAHGVNENFVGEEFIDIKDYDGKIFIKEIVDIANKEGSGWVTYKWYNPVTKEVLPKNVYFRKVEDLIICSGVYEE